The segment AAGTAATGCTTTCTTTTCCGCAAGTAAAACTCATTTATCGCAAATAAAGTTCTATATTCAGCAAGTAAATCTTATTCCCCCGCCACTTCTCCACTTTCAAACGGCATTATTCAACAAAAAAGCAGATCGGTTGAAAACAACCGATCTGCTTTAAAACTATTTATTCAACTTCATTAATTGTTCTCGTCATCTTCATCCGGTTCGTTCTCATTTTCATCGGCTTCATTTTCATCCGACTCATTTTCATCCTCATCGGCTTCGTTCTCGTCTGACTCGTTTTCATTTCCTTCATTTTCGTTTTCATTCACTTCGGATTCTGTCTCGTTCTCTGAGTCTCCGCTGTTTCCTCCACATGCCGCTAGCATGCTTGCGGATAAAAAGACTGCTGCACTCAGCTTCCACCATTTATTCACTGTCATCGAAGTACCTCCTCAGTAGTTATCTTCCCCTACTGATTATACCCTTCTATTTGCAGGAAAACCTCGATAGCCTATTGATAACGCTGGCAATCAATTTCTCACAGCGTGCAATATCAGTATTCTGCGGCGCCAATTCGATTTTCAAGGTAGCCGCCAAATCTGTGTGCACATACAGCATGTCCCGGAAACGGTCGACGGCTCCGCAGAACTCTGCGAAAAAGCTGTCGCCGGTTCCGAAAACTGCTGTCACTATGCCTTTACGCTCCAAACTCTCAAACTCTCCAAACAAGCCGCGCATTTCTTTTGGAATCTCGCCGCTGCCCCACGTGTACGTGCCAACAAAAACCGCGTCGTAACGTGAGAGTCCAGAAAGCGGAAAGCTGTTTACTGGCCAAAGTTCCACTTCCAGCTCCTTGGCAGCGCAGATTTCCTGTAAAATCTCCGCCACCGCTTTCGTATTCCCAGTGACAGATGCATAGACGACGGCAATCCGCGGTTCATAATTCGTCAAAGCCATTCGACTGCGACACCTTCGAATATGTCCGGGATTTCTGCTCGAAAAAGTCCGATTTCGTGTCATTCATCATGTCATCGCCGAACACCTGAATCCACGGCATCGGGTTACTTTGTTCTTCGTATAGATTATCAAGTCCAAGCTGGCGCAGGCGTTTATTGGCCAAGTATTCCACGTAGCCTTCGAACTCAACCAGATCCAGCCCCGGGATATCCGCCAGAATATGATGCGCCCATTCCTTTTCCAGCTGCACCGCCTGATCGACCGCATCGTATACATACTGGATATTTTCTTCCGTATTCAACTCTGGATTTTCCGTCAGCATGATGCGGATAAACTGGGAAATGAAATACGCATGCTGCATTTCATCGCGCTGGATATAGCTGATCATCGTGCTGGTCTTGAGCATCTTCTGCTGGCGCGCCAGGTGATAAAAAAAGGCAAAGCCGGCGTAGAAATAAATGCCTTCAAGGTTGATCGAATTGACGCTCAAGCGGAATAAAGTCTGCGGCGTCGGGTTCTGGCGGAACGCTTCGTAAGCATCCAAAATCAATTCATTGCGCTTTCGCACAATCGGATCGCTTTTCGCCTGGTTGAAGCGGGCATTTTGTTCACTGATGGACACAAGTGAACTCAGGATGTACGAATACGATTCATTATGAACCGCTTCCTGCTGGGAAATGACGGCGAAAATCGCCTTGAAGCTGGAATCGGTGACATAGTCCATGACCTGGCTCATCGTCGGTGTCTGCAGGCTGTCGAGCGACGCCAACTGCGTGTTGATGCGCAGAAAGACGTCGCGTTCAACGTCCGTCAAGTGGTCCCATTGCTTGATGTCGTCCTGCATATTGATTTCCTGGGCCTTCCAGAAGTTTGCCAGCAGCGTCTGGTAAAGATCATACATCTGCGGATAGGCAATATCGTTCCAGTTCAAGAGCCCTGACGATTCCCCGTTCAGGATGCCGGTGGATTTATTCGGCTGCTCGGGATTGAGCAGTTTGATCTTCTGTAATGGTGCGTGTATCGACATAATGATTCCTCCTTAGCTTTGGCATGCTTCGCATTCTTCGA is part of the Planococcus shenhongbingii genome and harbors:
- a CDS encoding ribonucleotide-diphosphate reductase subunit beta, with the translated sequence MSIHAPLQKIKLLNPEQPNKSTGILNGESSGLLNWNDIAYPQMYDLYQTLLANFWKAQEINMQDDIKQWDHLTDVERDVFLRINTQLASLDSLQTPTMSQVMDYVTDSSFKAIFAVISQQEAVHNESYSYILSSLVSISEQNARFNQAKSDPIVRKRNELILDAYEAFRQNPTPQTLFRLSVNSINLEGIYFYAGFAFFYHLARQQKMLKTSTMISYIQRDEMQHAYFISQFIRIMLTENPELNTEENIQYVYDAVDQAVQLEKEWAHHILADIPGLDLVEFEGYVEYLANKRLRQLGLDNLYEEQSNPMPWIQVFGDDMMNDTKSDFFEQKSRTYSKVSQSNGFDEL
- a CDS encoding flavodoxin domain-containing protein produces the protein MALTNYEPRIAVVYASVTGNTKAVAEILQEICAAKELEVELWPVNSFPLSGLSRYDAVFVGTYTWGSGEIPKEMRGLFGEFESLERKGIVTAVFGTGDSFFAEFCGAVDRFRDMLYVHTDLAATLKIELAPQNTDIARCEKLIASVINRLSRFSCK